CATGAACGATCTGACACGAGCCCTCTGCGAGTCCATGGCCGCGCTGGCGCCCTCCCGTGCGGGCGAATGGCGGCCCCTTCCCGCGAGCGACACGGTGGCCAGGGTGACCGAGACCCTTCGCCGCGTGCTGTTCCCCGGCTACTTCGACACCGCCGAGCTGCAGGGCGAGCAGGCCTTCTTCCAGACCGGGATCGCGCTGCACGAGGCCATCGCCGACCTCGAGACACTGACGAGCCGCGCCCTGTGCTTCACATCGGCCGGACACACGCGTGACTGCGATGTGTGCCCACGGCGGGCGCGAGAGATCGTCGAACGGTTCGTCGGCCAGCTCGCTGCGCTGCAGCAACGCCTCATCGGCGACGTGCGCGCGGCCTACGACGGCGACCCGGCAGCGACGGGTCCCGAAGAGACCATCTTGTCGTACCCGGGAGTGCGGGCCGTCACCCTGCAGCGCATCGCCCACGC
This genomic interval from Pseudomonadota bacterium contains the following:
- a CDS encoding serine acetyltransferase, with the translated sequence MNDLTRALCESMAALAPSRAGEWRPLPASDTVARVTETLRRVLFPGYFDTAELQGEQAFFQTGIALHEAIADLETLTSRALCFTSAGHTRDCDVCPRRAREIVERFVGQLAALQQRLIGDVRAAYDGDPAATGPEETILSYPGVRAVTLQRIAHALHVLGVPLVPRMITEHAHALTGIDIHPGAAIGDRFFIDHGTGVVIGETAVIGRNVRLYQGVTLGARSFPLDAEGRPVKGRARHPIIEDDVVIYAGATVLGRITVGRGSIIGGNVWLTESVPAGSVVTQSALRHETYGEGAGI